A window of the Trichoderma asperellum chromosome 4, complete sequence genome harbors these coding sequences:
- a CDS encoding uncharacterized protein (EggNog:ENOG41) — translation MEPIIYLVCHAEAEHNVTTDFSQRDPPLTLAGFQQASSLVDTFPEPSSIAIVLTSPLKRALATTIAGFSHILALDVVGNSREIRSAKLIIDRDLQESSDLPCDTGSERAVLEKLFPNVDFSMLGEHWFAKTSMYAADEDSVVLRASTFREKLWNIAESVRADQPSFSSQRAIVVVTHSAFMQYLSQDVDINLPKAGWQSFRIHKKQPNGEVVLSSI, via the coding sequence ATGGAACCTATCATTTATCTTGTTTGCCACGCTGAGGCGGAACATAATGTTACCACGGATTTCTCGCAACGAGACCCGCCCTTGACCCTGGCCGGCTTTCAGCAGGCATCATCTCTGGTCGACACATTTCCAGAACCTAGCTCAATCGCCATTGTCCTGACTTCACCTCTTAAACGCGCTCTAGCAACTACCATAGCGGGATTTTCACATATCCTTGCTCTAGATGTTGTTGGTAACAGCCGCGAAATTAGAAGTGCtaagttaataatagatCGAGACTTGCAGGAGAGTAGCGATCTACCCTGCGATACGGGTTCTGAGCGCGCTGTATTGGAGAAGTTGTTCCCAAATGTCGATTTTAGCATGTTAGGTGAACATTGGTTTGCTAAGACTAGCATGTATGCGGCAGACGAAGACAGTGTCGTTCTTAGGGCTAGTACATTTCGCGAGAAGCTGTGGAATATTGCCGAGTCCGTACGGGCGGATCAGCCAAGTTTCTCGAGCCAAAGGGCCATTGTAGTCGTCACGCATTCCGCGTTCATGCAATATCTATCGCAGGATGTGGATATTAATCTCCCAAAGGCAGGGTGGCAATCGTTTCGCATTCACAAAAAGCAGCCTAATGGCGAGGTTGTTCTGTCGTCTATTTAG